From Rutidosis leptorrhynchoides isolate AG116_Rl617_1_P2 chromosome 3, CSIRO_AGI_Rlap_v1, whole genome shotgun sequence, a single genomic window includes:
- the LOC139896438 gene encoding casein kinase II subunit alpha-2 produces MYHDSPPQHFCPLFSLTTAPLLLLLHSLLSFIFLSSFTAAAAAAGDDNFHHLCPSFFPNFADDFSFIQQIGDHGYINGSRRVSNMSKSRVYADVNVVRPREYWDYEALTVQWGDQDDYEVVRKVGRGKYSEVFEGINVNTNEKCVIKILKPVKKKKIKREIKILQNLCGGPNVIKLLDIVRDQHSKTPSLIFEYVNSTDFKVLYPTLTDYDIRYYIYELLKALDYCHSQGIMHRDVKPHNVMIDHELRKLRLIDWGLAEFYHPGKEYNVRVASRYFKGPELLVDLQDYDYSLDMWSLGCMFAGMIFRKEPFFYGHDNQDQLVKIARVLGTDELNAYLNKYQLELEPQLEALVGRHSRKPWSKFMNSDNQHLVSPESIDFLDKLLRYDHQDRLTAKEAMAHPYFMQVRAAENSRMRTQ; encoded by the exons ATGTACCATGACTCACCACCACAACACTTTTGTCCCCTTTTCTCATTAACTACtgctcctcttcttcttcttcttcactctcTGTTATCCTTCATCTTCTTGTCGTCCTTCACCGCCGCCGCCGCCGCTGCCGGCGACGATAACTTCCACCACCTCTGCCCTTCCTTCTTCCCTAATTTCGCCGACGATTTCTCTTTTATTCAACAGATCGGAGATCACGGTTACATAAACGGTTCAAGACGTGTATCGAATATGTCTAAATCTCGAGTCTACGCTGACGTCAACGTTGTTCGCCCTAGAGAATATTGGGATTACGAAGCACTTACTGTTCAGTGGGG CGATCAAGATGACTATGAAGTTGTTAGGAAAGTTGGAAGGGGAAAATATAGTGAAGTTTTTGAAGGCATAAATGTGAACACCAATGAGAAATGTGTTATTAAGATTCTGAAGCCTGTGAAGAAAAAGAAA ATTAAAAGGGAGATAAAGATACTGCAAAATCTTTGTGGTGGCCCAAATGTCATAAAACTTCTGGATATAGTCAGGGACCAACACTCAAAAACTCCCAGCTTGATATTTGAGTATGTGAACAGTACAGACTTCAAAGTCCTGTATCCAACATTGACCGACTATGATATACGTTACTACATATATGAGCTTCTTAAG GCTTTAGATTATTGTCACTCGCAAGGAATCATGCACAGGGATGTGAAGCCACATAATGTGATGATTGACCACGAGTTAAGAAAGCTCCGCCTCATCGATTGGGGCCTTGCAGAATTTTACCATCCTGGAAAAGAATATAATGTTCGTGTTGCTTCAAG ATACTTTAAAGGGCCTGAGCTTCTAGTTGATCTTCAAGACTACGACTATTCCTTAGACATGTGGAGCCTTGGTTGTATGTTTGCTGGAATG ATATTTCGCAAAGAACCTTTCTTTTATGGCCATGACAACCAAGATCAACTTGTTAAAATTGCTAGG GTGCTTGGTACTGATGAGTTAAATGCGTATTTGAACAAATATCAGCTAGAGCTTGAACCTCAGCTTGAAGCTCTTGTGGGAAG GCATAGCAGGAAGCCGTGGTCCAAGTTTATGAATTCAGATAATCAGCATTTAGTATCTCCGGAG TCAATTGACTTTCTCGATAAGCTTCTCCGCTATGATCATCAGGATAGGCTCACAGCAAAAGAAGCAATG GCGCACCCGTATTTCATGCAAGTGAGGGCTGCAGAGAACAGCAGGATGCGGACACAGTAA
- the LOC139896439 gene encoding ribonuclease III domain-containing protein RNC1, chloroplastic, whose amino-acid sequence MRTSIINQSPCFPQTFTIQNPNSKIKHQQMELSSSLKPSNSVIFHHSHEFSFSSSISPFPVKTHFQNRKFPKPFSQNPKIFSAIDSQEKQEEQQLPQNSPQRLLKELSQRKKFISPNKRVPPKRFILKPPLDDAKLAQRFLNSPQLSLKQFPLLSSCLPSMKLNNADKTWIDEYLLEAKQALGYPLEPSENYGNDDNPAKQFDTLLYLAFGHPHCDRTNTRHVRSGHSRLGFLGQYVLELAMAEFFLQRYPRESPGPMRERVYALIGKRFLPKWVKAASLHNLIFQYDEMDKLIRKEREPPVKSVVWALFGAIYLCFGMPEVYRVLFEVFGMDPEDEECQPKLRRQLEDVDYVSAEFEGKKLSWQEVAAYKPPEDALFTHPRLFRACVPPGMHRFRGNIWDYDARPQVMNALGYPLLHIKDRIPEITNARNIELGLGLQLAFLHPSKHKFEHPRFCFERLEYVGQKIQDLVMAERLLIKHIDAPGKWLQERHRRLLLNKFCGKYLREKHLHRFIIYSEEVQDSFEHNRRLRNPATTSVQQAIHGLSYTVYGKPDVRRLMFEVFDFEQTQPKAVV is encoded by the exons ATGAGAACCTCCATCATCAATCAATCACCTTGTTTCCCCCAAACCTTCACAATTCAAAACCCTAATTCAAAAATCAAACACCAACAAATGGAGCTTTCTTCTTCATTAAAACCCTCAAATTCAGTAATATTTCATCACTCCCACGAgttctctttctcatcttcgatTTCACCATTTCCAGTTAAAACCCACTTCCAAAATCGCAAATTTCCCAAACCCTTTTCACAAAACCCTAAAATTTTCTCTGCAATTGATTCCCAAGAAAAACAAGAAGAACAACAACTTCCTCAAAACAGCCCACAAAGACTACTCAAAGAACTCTCACAAAGAAAGAAATTTATTTCCCCAAATAAAAGGGTACCCCCAAAAAGATTTATACTAAAACCCCCATTAGATGATGCTAAATTAGCTCAAAGGTTCCTTAATAGTCCACAATTATCACTAAAGCAGTTTCCTTTATTGAGTTCTTGTTTACCCTCAATGAAATTAAACAATGCTGATAAAACATGGATTGATGAGTATTTACTTGAAGCAAAACAAGCACTTGGGTACCCTTTAGAACCATctgaaaattatggaaatgatgatAATCCAGCTAAGCAATTTGACACATTGTTGTATTTAGCATTCGGGCATCCGCATTGCGATAGGACGAATACGAGACATGTTCGGTCTGGGCATTCGAGGTTAGGGTTTTTGGGTCAATATGTTCTTGAATTGGCAATGGCTGAGTTTTTCTTGCAAAGGTATCCGAGAGAATCACCGGGTCCGATGAGGGAAAGGGTTTATGCTTTAATTGGGAAGAGGTTTTTGCCTAAATGGGTTAAAGCTGCAAGCTTGCATAACTTGATTTTTCAGTATGATGAGATGGATAAGCTTATTCGAAAAGAGCGAGAACCGCCTGTAAA GTCTGTGGTTTGGGCTTTGTTCGGTGCAATATATCTCTGTTTTGGTATGCCCGAAGTATACCGTGTTCTGTTTGAAGTATTTGGAATGGACCCCGAAGATGAAGAATGCCAACCTAAATTAAGAAGACAACTCGAAGATGTTGACTATGTTTCTGCTGAATTCGAAGGAAAAAAGCTGAGTTGGCAAGAAGTCGCTGCGTACAAG CCTCCGGAAGACGCGCTTTTCACGCACCCGAGACTATTTCGCGCGTGTGTGCCACCTGGCATGCATAGGTTTCGAGGGAATATATGGGATTATGACGCTAGACCTCAAGTTATGAATGCGTTAGGATATCCGTTATTACATATTAAAGATAGGATCCCTGAAATTACTAATGCTAGAAACATAGAACTCGGTCTTGGGCTACAG CTTGCGTTCTTGCACCCATCAAAGCACAAGTTTGAGCATCCCCGGTTTTGTTTTGAAAGACTTGAATACGTCGGCCAAAAGATTCAG GACCTTGTAATGGCCGAGAGACTGCTTATAAAGCATATAGACGCACCAGGAAAATGGTTGCAAGAGAGACACCGACGGCTTCTTCTAAACAAGTTTTGCGGCAAGTACCTAAGGGAAAAACACCTTCACCGATTCATTATTTACAGTGAAGAAGTTCAAGATTCGTTCGAGCACAATCGTAGGCTAAGGAACCCAGCCACCACATCTGTTCAACAAGCGATTCACGGACTTTCGTACACCGTTTATGGCAAGCCGGATGTTAGACGTCTTATGTTTGAAGTTTTTGACTTTGAACAAACTCAACCTAAAGCTGTTGTATGA
- the LOC139896440 gene encoding uncharacterized protein, with the protein MGKKAGELTINAKKFGGNLTKPCLKDVTAFLGCLSLNHNNDEKCARQRQQLAACLESQTGKKKKPWGTLNYHLQRLNKGRK; encoded by the exons ATGGGCAAAAAAGCTGGTGAGCTAACTATAAATGCAAAGAAGTTTGGTGGCAATCTTACGAAACCGTGTCTTAAGGATGTGACGGCTTTTCTTGGCTGCTTGTCCCTTAATCATAACAATGATGAAAAGTGTGCTCGTCAAAGGCAGCAGCTAGCTGCTTGTTTGGAGAGTCAG ACGGGTAAAAAGAAAAAACCCTGGGGAACCCTCAATTATCACTTGCAGAGGCTCAACAAAGGAAGGAAGTAG
- the LOC139896441 gene encoding casein kinase II subunit alpha-like produces the protein MAVRPSLQFIIPKFPPSFSTLLRPLRHIASAQPPQQHRNKQKLKYPHQNQTPRQPPPPSFYNSLRPTPSLQETLAQKIGKATRRPGAPSKSRVYTDVNVIRPKEYWDYESLTVQWGEQDNYEVVRKVGRGKYSEVFEGFHCTDDEKCIIKILKPVKKKKIKREIKILQNLCGGPNIIKLLDIVRDQQSKTPSLVFEYVNNTDFKVLYPTLSDADIRYYIYELLKALDYCHSQGIMHRDVKPHNVMIDHEKRKLRLIDWGLAEFYHPGKEYNVRVASRYFKGPELLVDLQDYDYSLDLWSLGCMFAGMIFRKEPFFYGHDNYDQLVKIAKVLGTDDLNTYLQRYRLELDPNLTALVGRHSRKPWTKFINSDNQHLAVPEAIDFLDKLLRYDHQERPTAKEAMAHPYFYPIRNAESSRTRS, from the exons ATGGCCGTACGGCCTTCTCTTCAATTCATCATCCCCAAATTCCCTCCATCATTTTCAACCTTACTCCGCCCTCTCCGTCACATCGCATCCGCACAACCACCGCAACAACATCGTAACAAACAAAAACTCAAATATCCTCATCAAAACCAAACTCCCCGTCAACCACCTCCACCTTCCTTTTACAACAGCCTCCGGCCGACGCCATCTCTACAGGAAACCCTGGCTCAGAAGATTGGTAAAGCTACTCGCCGTCCTGGCGCTCCCTCCAAATCTAGGGTTTATACCGATGTTAATGTTATCCGTCCTAAGGAGTATTGGGATTACGAATCGTTGACCGTTCAATGGGG ggAGCAGGATAATTATGAGGTGGTAAGGAAGGTTGGAAGAGGGAAATACAGTGAGGTTTTTGAAGGATTTCACTGTACGGATGACGAAAAATGCATTATTAAAATACTTAAACCTGTTAAGAAGAAGAAG ATTAAGAGGGAGATCAAAATTTTACAAAACCTTTGTGGTGGGCCAAATATTATCAAGTTACTGGATATTGTTAGAGATCAGCAATCAAAGACACCGAGTTTAGTATTTGAGTATGTGAACAACACTGATTTTAAAGTGCTGTATCCAACTTTATCTGATGCGGATATTCGCTATTATATATACGAACTTTTAAAG GCATTAGATTACTGTCACTCTCAAGGAATCATGCATCGAGATGTGAAGCCCCACAATGTAATGATTGATCATGAAAAGCGTAAGCTTCGTCTTATAGATTGGGGCCTTGCAGAGTTTTATCATCCAGGCAAGGAGTATAATGTTCGTGTAGCATCTag ATATTTTAAAGGTCCAGAACTGCTTGTCGATTTGCAAGATTATGATTACTCATTAGACTTATGGAGCCTTGGCTGTATGTTCGCTGGAATG ATATTTCGCAAGGAACCATTCTTCTATGGACATGACAATTATGATCAGCTGGTCAAAATTGCCAAG GTGTTAGGTACGGATGATTTAAATACTTATCTACAGAGGTATCGCTTAGAGTTAGATCCAAATCTCACTGCCCTTGTCGGGAG GCATAGCAGGAAACCATGGACAAAGTTCATTAATTCTGATAATCAACATTTAGCTGTCCCCGAG GCAATTGACTTTCTTGACAAGTTGCTTCGGTATGATCATCAAGAAAGGCCCACTGCTAAAGAAGCAATG GCACATCCGTATTTTTACCCAATAAGAAACGCAGAAAGTAGCAGGACCCGATCATAG
- the LOC139900160 gene encoding uncharacterized protein yields the protein MEESGWHVLKGLGAGENLHGSTRIERFARTETTKELCDSDMRETIRVDLVEHHSINRYFSIVAVIACILLKIVGSGLILAWSTRCKMESVAWFINQLLAEGVSISLLLVAIGATCRILYDGSGSAITLVSKIDFGDPLYLHASDTTGTPIIPIKLKGTENYTIWSRSMKLALSTKNKVGFIDATCVKNNDDPVLASQWDRCNSNELQETYNKVDGSNIFNLHIKINSLKQNGVPISDYYHSLNTLWKQYDEMVKILACTCAASNELKEHTKILRLNQFLMGLDDEFMQIRSNILLRDPIPDVKTAFAVISREESHRKIASNHSSNKNQNSAFLSHFKSTNSGNTGSTQSYNKFKKGPNPNLKCNKCNKIGHTIDRCFEIIGYPSSYKRTPQNNNNRSISSNNVVTSNNASSVSDMPSSSSSSPLSLTNDQMTKLLSLLNEPSVQSSNACSNMEDSGANQHMTVSENSLFNVVDISDFNLKVSHPNGTEAKLNKIGNLQLTSKIVLYDVLVVPGYCVSLLSVSKLAADSGLFIDFDRHKCYVQDLMSRNTLVTGSNIRGLYVFNKHQGLLAKKDLGIFLTIVDDYTGAVWSMGMIHQTTIPYTPQQNGVVERKHRHILNVARSLMFQGEIPLIMWPECVLTATYLINRTPSKILAGKTPFELVHGFEPNLSHLKSFGCLVFSKVLNDFDKFHSKSEKAVFIGYSNSKKDAKVNKNPNDEGRAMSDVDCQVATPTGSLLPESDSNLGDSVDDNVHENELPEGNLFNQNTSENVNEPVNQRKSERVTVLPRKFDDYVVEGKVKYGLERVVNLSKLSHDNYVFASVLNKSIEPKNYQQVVTDPNWVTAMNDEMEALYRNNTWILTDLPGGRNPIGCRWIYKIKYKSSGEIERYKVRLVAKGYSQREGIDYEETYSPVAKMVTVRCLLTVAIQNNWNLYQLDVNNAFLYGDLSEDVYMELPQGYFSPTKTRVCKLVKSLYGLKHAPRQWNEKLTLVLKENGFVQSLNDYSLFVKCSDSLFLALLRKYCIELLDEFGLTGCKPVGAPLETNVSIVSEPTDNDPPLSHLNIALRLLRYLKGSPGKGVLLKKADSISLTAFVDADWESEYRALASITCEILWILKVLKDLNYTNLLHVPVHCDNRSTILLAANPVFHERSKHFEIDLHLVRNKCTSGVIDIVQIDSENQTADIFTKGLGINQHNFLCYFSIVAVIACIKDSWKWAYFSLEHKVREKIVKDECEVCPIGLSTRGAQFTQLRVSSLRSSSPIGLLDSVGTHCGCRYLKYVSPLSYVLAQFCVHCPQRALMDGSKFQHKNFRKTSSCRLLCQFKVVRCQEVQPKHPIRSVHVLSMLHLR from the exons GTTGCTTGGTTTATAAACCAATTGCTTGCTGAGGGTGTAAGTATTTCTCTTCTTCTGGTAGCCATTGGTGCTACTTGTAGGATTCTGT ATGATGGTTCTGGTTCTGCTATTACTTTGGTTAGTAAGATAGATTTTGGTGATCCTTTATATTTGCATGCTAGTGATACGACAGGTACACCTATTATACCTATTAAACTTAAAGGGACTGAGAATTATACTATTTGGAGTAGATCTATGAAACTTGCTTTATCTACTAAAAATAAAGTAGGGTTTATTGATGCTACTTGTGTTAAGAATAATGATGATCCTGTGCTTGCTAGTCAATGGGATAGGTGTAATTCT AATGAATTGCAAGAAACTTATAATAAGGTTGATGGATCCAATATTTTTAATTTACACATTAAAATAAATTCTTTAAAACAAAATGGTGTTCCAATTTCTGATTATTATCACAGTCTTAATACTCTTTGGAAACAATATGATGAGATGGTCAAAATTCTTGCTTGTACTTGTGCTGCTTCTAATGAATTAAAAGAGCATACGAAAATTTTGAGATTAAATCAATTTCTTATGGGATTGGATGATGAATTTATGCAGATTAGAAGCAATATTCTTTTAAGAGATCCAATTCCTGATGTTAAAACTGCTTTTGCAGTTATATCTAGGGAAGAATCTCATAGGAAAATTGCCTCTAATCATTCATCCAATAAAAATCAAAATTCTGCTTTTCTGTCTCATTTTAAAAGCACCAATTCTGGAAATACTGGATCAACTCAATCTTATAATAAGTTTAAGAAAGGTCCTAATCCTAATCTTAAATGTAATAAGTGTAATAAGATTGGTCATACTATTGATAGATGTTTTGAGATAATAGGCTATCCATCTAGTTATAAAAGGACACCTCAGAATAATAATAACAGGTCAATTAGTAGTAATAATGTTGTAACTTCTAATAATGCTTCTTCTGTTAGTGATATGCCTTCCAGTTCTTCTTCTAGTCCTCTTTCCTTAACCAATGATCAAATGACTAAGCTTCTGAGTTTGTTGAATGAGCCATCTGTGCAGTCATCTAATGCTTGTTCTAATATGGAAG ATTCAGGAGCAAATCAACACATGACTGTGTCTGAAAATAGTCTTTTTAATGTTGTTGACATTTCTGATTTTAATCTTAAAGTTTCTCATCCTAATGGTACAGAAGCTAAATTAAACAAAATAGGAAACCTTCAACTTACATCTAAAATTGTTTTGTATGATGTGTTGGTGGTTCCTGGATATTGTGTATCCCTGTTATCTGTTAGTAAATTAGCTGCAGATAGTGGTTTATTCATTGATTTTGATAGGCATAAATGTTACGTACAGGATTTGATGTCAAGAAACACCCTGGTGACTGGTAGTAACATTAGGGGATTGTATGTGTTTAATAAACATCaag GGTTACTAGCAAAGAAGGATTTAGGTATTTTTTTGACCATTGTGGATGATTATACTGGGGCTGTTTGG TCCATGGGTATGATTCATCAGACCACTATTCCTtatactcctcaacaaaatggggtAGTAGAGAGGAAACATAGACACATTCTGAATGTTGCTAGGTCCCTTATGTTTCAGGGGGAAATTCCTCTTATTATGTGGCCTGAATGTGTATTAACTGCTACTTATTTGATTAACAGGACACCCTCCAAGATTCTAGCTGGCAAAACTCCTTTTGAATTGGTTCATGGTTTTGAACCTAATCTCTCCCACTTAAAAAGCTTTGGTTGTCTTGTTTTTTCTAAAGTTTTAAATGATTTTGATAAATTTCATTCTAAATCTGAAAAAGCTGTTTTTATTGGGTATTCTAATTCAAAAAAAG ATGCCAAGGTAAATAAAaatcccaatgatgaagggagagcAATGTCAGATGTAGATTGCCAGGTTGCAACACCTACTGGTAGTTTATTACCAGAGAGTGATAGTAACCTTGGTGACTCAGTTGATGATAATGTTCATGAAAATGAACTCCCTGAGGGTAATCTTTTTAATCAAAATACTTCTGAAAATGTAAATGAGCcagttaatcaaaggaaatctgaaAGGGTGACTGTGTTACCTAGGAAATTTGATGATTATGTTGTTGAAGGTAAAGTTAAGTATGGTTTAGAAAGAGTTGTTAACCTATCTAAACTAAGTCATGATAATTATGTGTTTGCTTCTGTGTTAAATAAGTCAATAGAACCTAAAAATTATCAACAAGTTGTTACTGACCCTAATTGGGTAACAGCCATGAATGATGAAATGGAGGCTttatatagaaataatacatggatATTAACTGACTTACCTGGGGGTAGAAACCCCATTGGCTGCAGATGGATATATAAGATCAAATATAAGTCTAGTGGTGAGATAGAAAGATATAAAGTAAGACTTGTTGCTAAGGGTTATAGTCAAAGAGAGGGAATTGACTATGAGGAAACCTACTCTCCTGTTGCTAAAATGGTTACTGTAAGATGTTTGCTTACTGTTGCTATTCAGAATAATTGGAATTTGTATCAACTTGATGTTAATAATGCTTTTTTATATGGAGATTTGTCTGAAGATGTTTATATGGAGTTACCTCAAGGTTATTTTTCTCCTACTAAGACTAGAGTATGTAAACTTGTAAAATCTTTATATGGTCTTAAACATGCACCTAGACAATGGAATGAAAAGTTAACTTTAGTATTAAAAGAAAATGGTTTTGTTCAAAGTCTAAATGATTATTCATTATTTGTTAAATGTTCTGATTCTCTGTTTCTGGCTTTACtg AGGAAATATTGTATTGAGTTGCTTGATGAATTTGGTTTGACTGGATGTAAACCTGTTGGAGCACCTTTAGAAACAAATGTTTCCATTGTTTCTGAACCTACAGATAATGATCCTCCATTA TCTCATTTAAATATTGCTTTAAGGTTACTAAGATACTTGAAAGGATCTCCTGGTAAAGGTGTTCTGTTAAAAAAGGCTGATAGTATCTCTTTAACAGCATTTGTAGATGCAGATTGGG AATCTGAATACAGAGCCTTAGCTTCTATCACTTGTGAAATTTTATGGATTCTTAAAGTTTTAAAAGATCTTAATTATACAAATCTTTTACATGTTCCTGTTCATTGTGATAACAGATCTACAATTTTACTTGCAGCTAATCCTGTTTTTCATGAAAGATCAAAACATTTTGAAATTGACTTACATCTTGTAAGGAATAAATGTACTTCTGGTGTTATTGATATTGTGCAAATTGATTCTGAAAACCAAACTGCTGACATATTTACAAAAGGGTTGGGAATTAATCAACATAATTTTCTTT GTTATTTCTCTATTGTTGCTGTTATTGCATGCATTAAAGATAGTTGGAAGTGGGCTTATTTTAGCTTGGAGCACAAGGT TCGAGAGAAGATTGTGAAAGATGAATGTGAAGTATGTCCAATTGGGCTCTCGACTAGGGGTGCGCAATTCACTCAGTTACGAGTCTCGTCGCTCAGGAGCTCATCACCTATAGGTTTACTCGACAGTGTGGGGACCCATTGTGGTTGTCGCTACCTCAAGTATGTCTCCCCACTTTCTTATGTACTTGCACAATTTTGTGTCCACTGCCCACAAAGGGCACTCATGGATGGTTCCAAGTTCCAACACAAAAACTTCCGGAAAACGTCTAGTTGCAGACTTCTTTGCCAGTTCAAAGTTGTACGCTGTCAAGAAGTTCAGCCCAAACACCCAATTAGAAGTGTTCATGTGTTGTCGATGCTCCACCTCAGATAA